TCATGAAACTTTGTTTTTCTGCAGCCTCTTGCAaacttgtgttttgttttttcatGCTTCACTTGCACATTTAACATAAATAGTTAGAGATTCtccacttaaaaatttaaaaaaattatctctggAAAGGTTTTTACCTTTTTagctttctaacataaaaattagcaCAGTCCGGCAGATAGTAGatcaattttatataattttcaattttgctttatatatacacacccaaacacacacatacataaatacacacatatatgATAATTACACTATGATATAAATATTTGcaagaatattttattaaactatcCTGGAAATGTTCTGAAATTGGTTTATCAAgttgacgtcgtccagggctatGCCCTcgctaagcccgatgtgcctcaccgCTTCAGACCCTCTCTCCGCCACCATCATCCTCTGTTCCAAATCACCGCCATCCATGTGCGTGAGTTTAAATAGCTTGCCACAGACTCCAGCTAGAGGGCACCATAACATCAATGCTCAGTCCCCTTAAATAATCGTTAGTTATATTTAGGGGCAGTGAAAAATGGTGAATGCGAAATTGCGAAATTTTTGTAAAACCCCTTTCAATTATCTGTACTGTATCAAAAAGTGAACTTAACCTATCCACATCACACCTATACAcatttcgttttcgcgaaatcttATTACCACCGCGAAATATACCGTCAAGGCGCGAAATTGGCTACTTGGTAACGAAATTGCGAAATGCCTATCTAATTTAATtcgaaaatacgttaaaattattaGCAATGCACGAAATAACTTCCGTACATCGATACGATACTCGACGTAGCGGACTGTACACAAATGGGAACAGCTTTCCAGACAAAAGAATAACAAACATCACGGAGGAATGGTATTGGTTGGAACAGAACTTTTTACGGGCGTGTATACCAAACAGAACAGCCTGCGAGTTGTTACCTTTGTGCTTTGTTGTCCCTGTTCACgggatgtaaaaaattaaacgtGTTTGCCAACTGGTTGTTGTGCTACcgcagaatattaaaaaaatcgtaaCATAACCTAATATAACGTAACACAACCTAAACGTAAATTATCTTGACTTTAACTCCCAAACAAACGATTCGTTGTCAGTAAAAATTGTGCATAAACATGCCAAAGgttttaagtgtatttgaaagGGCACGGGAGTATGAAATTGAAGGGTTTTATGTGTTTGACGAACATAAAAAAGTTATGATGTGCAAGTACTGCAATGTAACAGTTGACTGGAAAAGGAAGGATAGCTGCGAAAAACATTGTAAACAAAAGTCTTCGCACAAAGTCAACAAGGATAATGGTGGCAACGGAGTAAAAAGACAGATAACAATTGTTGAAAATGTGTCTATGAACAGAAAACTCAAGGCCGAAAAAACTAAATTGGCGAAAGACACAGTGCGGGCTTTCGTGCAAGCAAACATCCTGCTTGAAAAACTGGACCATCCAGGACTGCGATCTTGGATGTATGAATACATTCCAGGTAAGTTAAGTAGAAGTGCCTCGTTACCACAATAAAACACTTTTCATGTATTttgcatttttagtttttttgagtTTTCTAACAACACATTTGTAGGTAATTTAAACTTTACTGCTACGTGTTATCATTCTGTCACATGCAAAATATTCTCAAATCACTTAAGTCTTTAAAATAACACCAACTGGTCATTATTTCATACTTGCTAATAATAAAAACTACTTATCTTTTTTCTATGTTTCATCTCTGGTATTTCCATAATTTATTAATGTGCAAGGTAAATACGGGGCCTTTAAATTTCACAAGAGAAGTAAGTAGTGCTAGTATCAAAACACATGGAAAcaggattatttttaaaaagtttagttCAGAATGTGCGAAATCAATACAAattgagaaaataaatattttttatttttagggtcCGGTGACCTTCCACATTCATCTACCTTACGAAGCACTTACCTTGAAAGTTTGAAAGTTGAAGAGGAGGAGAAAATAAAAGAACTGGTGAAAGGGCAAGACATTGTTTTATTGTGTGACGAAACAACCAACAATAAAGGACAGTGTGTGTACGTCGTTCTATTTAAGATTATGTCTGCAAGCAGTGAACAAAAATTGCTTGTAGCTGGGACAAAAGTTTTGATGAATGCAAATTTGACAGAATTCTCACGAGCAATTGTTGATATATTGGTGAAATTTGATGTGAAATATGATAACGTAATTTCTTTCACTTGCGACTCGGCGAAGTACATGACAAAATGTGCTGACCTTTTGCACGTTTTGGTAAGTGACAAACTGCTACATATCCAGTGCTGGGCACACAAGCTCTGCCTGGTTGGCAATATTTGGGTGGCACAGCTTTCCGAACTGAATGAGTGTGTAATGaaaaccaaaatgtttttcttgaatTCAAGGAAAAGGAAACAccactatttgcagtttctgacgGTATCGTCCATTCACCCCAAATTGTTCCCATCTCCTGTTTTAACTCGCTGGAATTCGTGGTTCCGTGCTGTGGAGTACATTGACACATACTTACCCCATCTTTTAGAATACTTCAAGACAGAAGATGCAGAAACTAGTGGAAGTTCAACAGAATATTACATGCAGATGTCTATGGACAAAGTTGCTGTTTTGCAATGTGAAGCAAGATTTGTAGTTGAGCACTGTAAATCAACTGTAGAATTGCTTGAGATTTTAGAGGGTTCGTCATATCCTTTTGCTCACAGGTTGCTAGGAAAACTTTATGATTTGAAAACCAGTTTCAAATTGGCCAGTGATAATACTTTTCATCCTGAAACAACACAGATACTGAACTCACAACTTTGCTTGAAATCTGCTGTTAGGGCTACTCTTGTTTCAACAGGACAAAAGTCTCTATTGAAGCTATCATCGTTGATTGCCAGTGATCCTGCCAAGGATTTTGTAGAGTGTATGGGTGCTTTGTTTGATCCCAGAGAAATTGCTTGTAAGGGGCTAGAGGTTGACGCTGTTGAGTTGCAGAACAAGATTGAAAAACTTCCTTTCCTATCCCAGGTGCCTTTTCGACTTGTTCTAGAAGGCTACACTCAGACTAAACAGGCAGTCTTAAAATCAATTTCTAAGAACGTCGATATTCTTACCATCCTGCTGTCTTTAAAATCAGATTTCCCAGAGTATGCAACCAATGCTGTGAAGTGCCTGTGGATCCCTGTTTCCAATGTTGACAGTGAGAGGGCTTTTTCCATGTACAGCAACATCATGTCCGACAAGCGAACATCTTTGCGGGCTGATAACATTGAAGTTATGTTGGGAATGTGTTTTGGAGCTTGCCATTGAAGTCAGGGATTTTAAGTTTTTGTGTACTTGTGTTACTACCACAATTCAGTATTTTCACATGTTCTCTATTTCATTCTTGTCAGAAACAATGTAAACAGATTAAGAAGTCCATGTTAAGTTACTTAGTTTACTCTATAAGTACTTTTGCAAATTATTCAAAAACATTGTAGCAGATTGCTTCGAAAAAAATCAAGAGGCTCCACAGTCACACTATGCACGCCACAAACCTGGGTTACaagttttgcaaattttataacacaattttttagATTGACTTTGGATTATTTTATACCTACTGAAAATGGTATTACATTTggtcaaaaatattaagaaattgtttgaaatgatataaaacaattttttggtaGGTGTACAGACACATCTTTGTTTAAACTGTGTTTCGATTTTTCCATACTaatgtaattattataatttttcaaaagtagTTGAAAAACACTGCAACATGGGCAACATGGCCTTAAAACTGTATACAAAATTTGAGGAAACAGTATGTGGGAAACCACAAAGCAGAGATAGGACTAGAAGACTATATTCATTACCTATATTctttataaattgtattataaatcTTAAATGTGTATTATTATGAATGTCTTgtgtaaaaaattgttataattgaatCTCATCGCTtatgaaatgaataaaaatgattctaaatacattgtttttattcaaCGAAATTATCTTATAATACCGAAATTTTATAACGAAATCCTCTGGTTTATTCACCgaaattgaaacattttatttaccatttttcattgccCCTAGTTATATTGTATAATTTTAACACGGCGAATCAGCCGGGAgggttttgtttattaatttttagataTAATTCCACTCAACATAAAGATGGTACCGAACACTCCCGAGGTGGACTCGAGTCCAGTCGAAGCCAGACTTTATTTTAATCCTAAATTTTAAATTACCATATGTTACTAAGTGATTTAGCCACAAGAAAGCGTGTAATATTTTTACTTGGGTTTTATGTGTCTTACCTTCATTAGCCCTTGGCACGTAAATGTGATAACGTCAAGGTAATCTCGTTCAGCGCAAAGATGCCATGTTGCCCGCGGAGAGCACTCACTCGCCCAGTCCATCATCACCACCGGCCAAGAGCAGACGTGCCAGCACCCCGTGGACATCATCTCTTGCCTGCACTGATAAGTAGCTCCTGTTTATGAAGTCAGTCTTTTGAACCATTTACGTTTATCTTGGGGCTACTGTCGGCCGGCGACCTGTTTGAATAATTACTTTATCAACTCTTAACGAGTCTTTGATCACTGGTAATGTAGTGTCTCTGTGTGGCCACGTGTGAGGACCACATCGCAACTTAAACCAATGCATGCCTTGGGGCTTTTTACGTGCTTAAGAGAATACGTGTAAGGGAACGtgtaagttaaaaataaatctggACATGTAAGTTAAAttgtgtccttttttttttgtccatgtgTGTAACACCTATGGCACGGTGGCGTATGGGACACCCTAGGAGCCCACTGTGTTAATTACTATAGcgtgcccgatgctgagagcAAGCCAGGTCTTGGCAAGTGGTACTCGAAACTAAGAGGGTTCGCATCTCACTCCTACGTGGGCTACGTCACACCCTGAGAGGGGTCTCGGTCGGGTCCGTGTGCCCTTTCCATACAGGGGTGGCCATTTTCACTACGAAACCGCCCTGTGAGCAGACCCTCTTTTGACTTTCCCACCACAGGACTAATTAATGACAACTTAACCAGGACAAGCTAAAATCAAGGTATTTGTAGACATCCTGTTAGAAGAAAAGCTTTGTATGTTTTGGCTGTCTCTTAGGGGCCCTCTCTACCCCCTGAAGGTGATCCTTTCTACTTCCCTCTTAAGATTAATTTTACAGACTACTACCTCCATCTGTCACATGTCAATTTCGAAACAATGTTGTAGTAGCTACGACATCTTACCCGGTAGCCACAAAGTAATTGCTTGCTGGATGGCACTAGTAAAACAGTGGAGAGCTGGGGTTTGTGATAGCAGCGTGCTGAGGCATTTTCATGGTGTAATGGTAGGGAGAGATTGTCCGGATGTTGCAGCAATCAGACAAGTTTTGCAGTTTTGTAGAGAAAATTGGGATGCGCCCGGAGAAGGTTGAGCAAGTGAAGTTGTATTTCAGCACCTCGGTACCGTACTCCTGCTGTGTCAATTATGAGTTTGTTCTGATAATTATTTGATGGATATGTTAGGCAGTGGCTCAAGTATTGTGACGTTGGTTTAGCACAGTTTTTTAATGAAAGCTTTGCTgaagttattttttgtttatatctttattctaaattattattttgcatttttacttttaaatttaacgTGCAAGTTTGGCAATAAATACCCGGTGACTGGAAATcaattaagaatattttaatttttgatgttgtaCTTTTTAGGAGCATTGTTGGGAATTAAATTTTAGCTTTTGGTTGCTCGAGCGCATGCGTGAACGGAAGCATCTGcaaacaaaagttatatttctttagggcTAGAAATCGTAAAAAGATGGTGGATCCTCCTTTGGGATGGTTCACTTAGGTGTTCTTCTATGAGAAATAGTGTAtaacttgtgtttttttcttctgaatacAGGAACtattttaaaggttttatttttttgcagctatGTTAATCTGCTGTTTTAAATCACTGCCAATTACCAAATTATTGGCCCCACATGCTAGCATTGCCTGCAGGTAGTTAGTGGTTCAGTTGTCCatcacacacacataaacaaacaaacaaacaaacaaacaaaatcttaTCTTGTCTCAAATGAATGTTATTTTTCTACGTTTCTAAGCTATGTGCAAGATCTAGTATTTCTGCTACCTATtttgatgttttgttttgttgcctTAAGGTGAAAAATTCACCCCCTTACAATTCAGTGTATTGCGGTGGGACTGAATGAGAATATAGTAACAGTTCTATTTTGTTATTACTaacatcaggggcgcaacaataggaagggggggggggggagggtattttgtgcccaccctctgaaaccttgaagtgggggcaaacgggggcaaagaaagtgctgtgtaatcaatttttagaaaataaaattgcttaaatagcaccattttccaccttgaaatacaaattttcccggggaggacccccggacccccgcttcaatagggggatcgatgattctttataaaaaggtatattgccccccctttggaaatttagttgttgcgcccctgactaacatcacatttattaaaattacacCATGAACTCTTTTACAACTGAGCAATTCTTTTTACATCTCCAGAGATTTTATGTTTGGCAGAGCTGCCAGGGCCATTTCACATTTATTCACTTGCGTGCAGTGAGTTGATGTTGGTTTTTGTAATTCTTACATATTTGATTTCAATTAGGGAAGGTATCACTCACAGGCTTGAAATGGattggaaatgaaataaaaagcGACTAAGCACTCTTGAAGCACTAAATTTTTACTCTGGCCTTATGTAACTGGACATAAACACCTTGAGCATATTTTTTTAGATGTCATTTGTCAAATATATCCACAGTTATAAAAGCATTAGTTtaccataataaataatttttttggacaattaatttttatatcggGTTTAAGTTGGAAAATGTAGCcattaaattgaaaacaaataaaaaatatggcaTGATTGTTATtttgttacataaataataatttgtgctcagtagacaaattaaattttacttggGATTTTTTTTATGGTTGTAAATTACATTAATTGCTTACAATCTTTTTTAGTTGTGcctattaactaaaaaaatgtacttaattTGTTTTAGGAGAGAATAAAAATGAAGATTTTTGCTACTGATAATAACAACAAAGTAAGCACATAACTTAATACCAGTCAGTAATCTTAATTTTCTAAACTTTGGTACTGTTATTATGATGCATGATTATAGTAGATatgttttaagaaatttttttttgttgaatttaagtTCTGTCTTGGTAAAATttctatgtaaaaataatttctatgcTTTTATATTTCAAACAGTAGAGAAAGATTTTTACTGTATAACATCAGcttacaataataaatttttgttgttcATGGGAAGATTTGaatatacataatataatttGATCTAAGTATATTTATTGCTCCCATAAGAATTTATGTGGTACATAGAAGGACAGTAATTGCAATTTCTCTTTTCAGTTCTACTGTTCAGTTTGCACTCGGAAAGGAATGCTCGACTGCATGTCCTGTCCAAGGTAAGATTAAAGAACAAGGATGTATTTCAAGGATTAATCAAACCAGGAGCAGAGCCAGTGAGTAAACCACCTAGGAGGGTACCGGTGGCATTACAAAAATCGCTTAAGGATGAACTTGCTAGGTTGGTAAGGAAGAAGGTGATTGATTGGGTGGATGCTGCTGACAAAAGGGCTTGGATAAGCAACCTTGTAATCACAGAAAAACCAAATggaaatatttgattgtgactTGATCCTTCACACTTAAACAAGGGAATACTCAGGCAGTGCCATACTGTACTTAAGGTAAGGGAGATAGGCAAGCAACTGGCAGAAAAAAAACTACTCTCTGTCTTTGACCTACGGGATGAGTCATCAAATCTTTCTCAATGAGGAAAAATCCCTTAAATGTTGCTTCTTCAGTCCTTACTGCACATACAAGTACTTAAGGTTATCTTATGGAGCTTTAAATGCAACAGAACTGTTCCAAAATCTAAATGAATGTAATGTCTCCGACATTGCCAACATTATAATTTACTTTGATGATTTTGTGTGCATGGGGGAACCCAAGGCAACACATGATGAGATGGTACATAGGGTTGTAGAGAGGGCCAGGAAAAGGAACTTCAAATTCAACAAAGAGAAGCTCCAATATAAACAAACAGTGGTAAAATATGTGGGGCATTTGTTCTTTGCTGGGGGGATGAGGGTAAACTCAGATAGGATAAGAGCTCTTGTAGAGCTTAAGCCCCTCCCCCCTCATACTAAGAAGCAGCTACGTGTCATCAAAATGTTCAACTATGTCCGTTGCTTTGTACCTCTCATTGCAACCACAATGGCTCCCCTGTGTGGACTACTCAAGGCTGGTGTAGAGTGGCCGTGGCTACCAACACACCAAATAGCCATTGACAAACTTAACAATAGGATATGCACAGTGCCCATATAACCTCACTTGACCCCACAAAAGAAACCACCCTCCGATATAATGATTCCCAAAATGTGCTAGGTTGTTTTTTATTTCAGGAGTCCTACACAGAGCTAGATAGGATGCATTTGGTGACCACATCACAGGGTCTTTACGACAATGAGTAAAACTACTACTAGTGTGATAAAGTAATGTTAGCCATTCATTTTGTTGCATCTAAATTCCATGAATATGTCTATGGGTACAAAGTAAAAGTGCAAACTGACCAAAAAAAACTAGTCTCCATAATGCAGAAAAATGTAGCTAACATAGGATCATCTCATCTTCAATGTCTATGTCTCAAGCTGTTAAAATACTCCCTTACAGTATACTATGTCCCTGGCAAAGACCTACATTTTGCGGACATTATGTCATGGCCCCACATAAATGATACAACTGATGACCCAGACATACTAGAGTTAGTACACATGGTCAGTGTACATTTATCGATAAGCTAGGAAATCGGGAGCTCTTTAGCAAGGAAACAGCCCAAGATCCCACTCTGAAATTAGTTGCAGAAATGCAAGTTCAGAGCTGGCCGCTTGCCAGCAAAGTGAGGGAGGACTGCAAACTTTACTACAACTTGCAACATGACATCCACATGGCAGGGGCCATAGTATTTTTATCTCACAAAATCATAGTCCCTAAAACACTCAGGCCAGTTGTACTGCAGTGGGTCCTCGAAGGGTACCTAGGCACAGAGAAAATGAGGGCTTGAGCACGGCAGCTGTTTTATTGGCCAGGCATGTCAGTAGACATTGAGAAGTGGGTCTTGGAGTTTACCACGTGTGAAAAGTTTAGGTCTGGGAACTAAAAAGAACCCTTACTACCCCGTGAGATACCAAAACTTCCCTACCTTAAGGTGGAAGCTTATATTCTTGAGTATTCCGGTAGTGCTTTTCTAATCCTTATTGACTACTTCTCTCACTGGCAGGATAATATACACCCAATTCTGAATAGTAGTTCCAAATCAATCATAAATGCAACGCAGGGTGTATTCAATGTGCAAGGATTCTCAAAAGATCTTGTCACTGACAACATGCCATTCCTTTCACACAAATGCTGTGTGTACTTTAGGGGTGAAGATCAAACTGGCTAGCAGTAGCCCCCATCTTAAAAGAGCTTATGTGATGGCAGAGAAAGCAGTTGGTATCAGTAAACATAAACTATGCAAAGGTACAGTAGAAGGGTCCAATTACAGAGATCTGTTGCCACAACACAATAACACCCCCGTAACAGGGCTACAGGCATCCCCTTGTAACTCCCACCTCCTCTCTTCTTGCGGGGGTTCAACACAAAAAGATTAAACTAATGCCCAAAACTGTAAATtgcatgtaaattaaaaaaaaaaagcctgcaaAAGTGGGTAATAAAATAATCACAGAAGACTAGCTAGGGAATGACCTATGAACTAAGTGTGCTCTACTGTAGTATCGCAATCACTATGGAAAAGTTAGTGCCTACAGCCGCCCATAGATGGCAgttatgaataataaataaaatcataaactaATCTGTTATATAATCAAGATATTATATAGGATAAGAACTATAAACCACTGTGTATGCATTATAAAACATGTCTCCTGTCCAATAAAATGTACtgcctaaattgtgtttgtagaCAATGTAATGTAAAGAAAGGTCATGAGCTAAACCATGACTAGTTGTACATGTAGTCCAGGCAAACTTGTCCTGGTAGAGATCCTTACTCCAGAGCAATCTGGAGTAATAAACCTCAACTGGTACTTtcagaataattattatttctctctctcgctcgctctctctctctctctcgctctctcgctctctcgctctctcgctctctcgctctcgctctctctcgctctctctcgctctctctcgctcgctctctctctcgctcgctctctctctcgctcgctctctctcgctcgctctctctcgctctctctcgctctctcgctctctctcgctctctcgcgctctctcgctctctctcgcgctctctctctcgcgctctctctctcgcgctctctcgcgctctctctctcgcgctctctcgcgCTCGTGCTCTCTCGCGCTCgtgctctctcgcgctctctctcgctcGTGCTCTCTCGCGCTCgtgctctctcgcgctctctctcgctcGTGCTCTCTCTCGCTCGTGCTCTCTCTCGCTCGTGCTCTCTCTCGCTCgtgctctctctcgctctctctctctctcgctctctctcgctctctcgctctctctctcgctctctctctctctctctcgctctctctcgctctctcgctctctctctcgctctctctctctctctcgctctctctctctcgctctctctcgctctctctctctctcgctctctctctctctcgctctctctctctctcgctctctctctctcgctctctctctctcgctctctctctctctcgctctctctctctcgctctctcttgctctctctctcgctctctctctcgctctctctctcgctctctctctcgctctctctctcgctctctctcgctctctctctcgctctctctcgctctctctcgctctctctcgctctctctcgctctctctcgctctctctcgctctctctcgctctctctcgctctctcgctcgctctctcgctctctcgctcgctctctctcgctcgctctcgctctctctcgctcgctctcgctctctctctcgcgctctcgctctctctcgcgctctcgctctcgctcgctctctctctctctcccccccccccccccccccccagataagACAGGATAGCACTTTGGAGTGCCATGATGGAGAGGGGGTAGAGTTCAAATGGAGGTCACTGGGTTCCATCCACTATCTTCTGCTTTTCTTAACTGTGGCTGCTAGCCCCCTCTTTCACCATCCAGGTGCCCTTCGCAAGCAGCATTTTTTGCTTTCTATGGCTTTTCAACTGCAgccataaaactaaatttttttaaaatttgtttcttgctttTTCAAAAAGGCCATGTAAATCACACTACTGATGAAAGTGGCACCGAATAATCTCTAGTTAATATGgtataaatttactaatttaaataatttttaattactatgcgttttaattgtgatttttattccataaagtatttttcataaactcatCAAAATGTTTGGAGTTGCATTATATTCAGTTGTTTTATTTTCGGGTGAATATGGTAGAGCCACACACTAACTCCCAGCAAATGTGAGATGCGATGAAAATCATAGAGTATAACGTCATTATGTGAAGGCAGGCAGCAGGGAAGATACGCGGCGTGAGTACCCCTGAGGATTTCACTAACACACTATAGAATGATATATGTTTAGTCTGTTATGAGGTATTTTACCATGCCTCAACATGCTAACATAAATAATGTTTCCGTACAGACATGAGGTGGGGGGCTTGTCGACATATTCTGGATTGACGAAAATACGGGGCACATGGGCACGTAACGTGTTAGCGTGATAAGTGTATGAACCAAGCTCGCACGTACCTCTGATAGGAATCCATAGTTAATCCCAGGGAACGTTTTGTCACCTGGGTGGTAGAATGGCACATAAACATGACCTGTTAAAAGTCACCATAATAAACACTGCTAACCACTGTACATGCTACGGCATGGGTCACACAAAGAGCTCTGAAAAGCAAGACTTTCTTAAgctaaattacattaaaatctaCACTAAGGCATCTTGTGTTGCAACACCATGTTAGGGTAAACAGAGAAAATTCCTTACAGCATGAATTGAGTTGAGGTCTGGCTCATGCCTGGGCAAAAAGTCCTCATGGGTAGCCGATCAATAGCTCAGAGGgccaaaatttattaataaagtgGCCTGTGGATCTCACCGGCTGAGTGAGGCAGCCGTGGGATCAGAATAAAAGTGA
The DNA window shown above is from Bacillus rossius redtenbacheri isolate Brsri chromosome 2, Brsri_v3, whole genome shotgun sequence and carries:
- the LOC134529207 gene encoding uncharacterized protein LOC134529207 — its product is MMCKYCNVTVDWKRKDSCEKHCKQKSSHKVNKDNGGNGVKRQITIVENVSMNRKLKAEKTKLAKDTVRAFVQANILLEKLDHPGLRSWMYEYIPGSGDLPHSSTLRSTYLESLKVEEEEKIKELVKGQDIVLLCDETTNNKGQCVYVVLFKIMSASSEQKLLVAGTKVLMNANLTEFSRAIVDILVKFDVKYDNVISFTCDSAKYMTKCADLLHVLVSDKLLHIQCWAHKLCLVGNIWVAQLSELNECVMKTKMFFLNSRKRKHHYLQFLTVSSIHPKLFPSPVLTRWNSWFRAVEYIDTYLPHLLEYFKTEDAETSGSSTEYYMQMSMDKVAVLQCEARFVVEHCKSTVELLEILEGSSYPFAHRLLGKLYDLKTSFKLASDNTFHPETTQILNSQLCLKSAVRATLVSTGQKSLLKLSSLIASDPAKDFVECMGALFDPREIACKGLEVDAVELQNKIEKLPFLSQVPFRLVLEGYTQTKQAVLKSISKNVDILTILLSLKSDFPEYATNAVKCLWIPVSNVDSERAFSMYSNIMSDKRTSLRADNIEVMLGMCFGACH